In Candidatus Methylomirabilis sp., the genomic stretch GCCGCGGCCCGGGGTATAATGGGGCCGCCGGGTCGCGCCGGCTGAGGAGGTGTCATGTTCGGCCTGGGGATGCCCGAGCTGATGGTCGTGCTCGTGATCGCCCTCCTGGTCTTCGGGGCGTCCAAGCTGCCCGAAATCGGGAGCTCCCTCGGGAAGGCCATCCGGGGGTTCAAGGGGGCGGTGGAGACCAAGGAGGAGTTGCCGCGGGAGGAGACCCCGAGCGCCGCCGGGCCCTTCTGTCCCGGCTGCGGCAAGCCGCACGCCGCTGAGGCCGTCTTCTGTCCCCACTGCGGGAAGGGGCTGCGGCCTGCCGAGAAGGGCGGGGGCGCGTGACCGAGAAGCGGTGCGCGTTCTGCGGCGGCACTCGGAACGTCATCTACGAAGACCCGGTGCAGGGGCCGGTCTGCCAGACCTGCTGGTTCCTGGCGGGGGACGAGGACGAGGAGCGGGAGAAGCCGGCCCGGAAGGGCCCTGGAGAGGGTCCAGGGGACCCGGACCAGGGAACAGACCGCTAGGAGGTGTGGCGTCGTACAGAGCACGGTGGCCGAGGTCCGGGGATGGGAGAGGGGAGGAGAGAGACATGGAGCGACTGGAAACACTGGCGGGGGCTCCTTTGGCGCTCATCGAGCGGTTTCACCAGGAGGTACGGTCCATGGCGGACGATCACGCCATCCCGGCCCAGGACCTCCTTGACCGGATCGCCCGCCTGCAGGCTCAGCTCTATCGGGAGGGGGAGGAGGCCTTCGCCGGATTCCTGAACGAGGCGGAGGCGACGGAGCGCGAGATCCAGGAGCGCCTCGAGTATCTCCGGACGCTGAAGGAGCGGGCCACCCTCCTGCGGGGTCTTCTGGCCTCCATGTTCCGGCCCGGCCAGGCCGGCCAGTGACGGGGAGGGAGGCGTGGCGTCCGACGCGACCCGGAAGCTCCTGAAGGTGTTCGGGATCGCCGTGACCGATTTCGAGGACCAGGTGGAGACGCTGGTGACGCGGGCCGACGCCCTGAAGACCCACGGCGCTCCACCGGAAGAGGCGGTCGCCCTCCTAGAGGAGGCGGTCCGGGTGGTCACGGTGATGACCGAGCGCTGGGCGGAGGTGCAGGGGCTTCTGCAGCAGGTGCAACAGAAGGCGCTCGAGGCGGCCCAGGGCGTCCTGGAGGCGACCCGCGGGAAACCCTAGGGCGGCCCGGGCGGGGCCGGGGGGACCGGGATGTACACGGTGGAGAGCGTGATGAAGAAGCCCGTGGTGCGCATCGCGGCCACGGCCACGGTGGCCGAGGCGATCCACCGGATGCACGAGCGGGGGATCTCCAGCATTCTGGTGGAGCCCCAGACTCCCGGCGGCCCCTACGGCATCATGACCAAGCGGGACGTCCTCTCGAAGGTGGTCGCGCCCGGCAAGGATCCGGGTCAGCTGCGCGTGGCGGACTTGATGTCGAGTCCCGTGATCACCCTCCCCCGGACCACGACGCTCCGGGAGTGCTCGGCCCTGATGATGGAGAAGGAGATCCGGCGGGTCCTCGTGGCCCAGGGGACCGAGATCCTGGGCATCGTGAGCGATACCGATATCTTTGCTGCCGTGGAGGAGCGCGGCTGGGGCCCAACCTTCTAATACAAACGACAAAACGAAAGTGACAAAGTCCGGGTCCTGGCGCCGGCGCCGCCCCGGCCCCCGGCCCCTGTGGGGAACCCTCCCGTGGTTCCCCCCATCGGCCCAGAGCCGATGGCCCCCCCCTCCGCTACGGGGGCCGTCGGGCGGCATCCGGCGCCACCCGGACTCTGTGTCACACAATTTACCTCGTTTGTATTAGTGCCGCGGGTGGCGGAGAGAACTATCCAGTCAGACTGCGGAAGGCCTGGCAGCCAAAGTACGCGGCGAACCCGAGCAGGATGATGCTGGAGGCGACCGAGACCCCCCGCAGGGCCGCCGGCGTCACCAGCCTCCGCCCGGCCTGGAGGGCGGCCGCCAGGGCCGTGAACCAGGTCAACGTCCCGGACGCCACTCCCGCCACCAGACCGAGGACGAGCCCCGGCGTCACCGCCTCGAGCATCCCCGCGTAGAGCCCGCCGAAGACCGCGGCCCAGGACGCCACGGTCATCGGGTTCCCGAGGGTGGCTACCAGGGCCC encodes the following:
- a CDS encoding zinc-ribbon domain-containing protein, whose translation is METKEELPREETPSAAGPFCPGCGKPHAAEAVFCPHCGKGLRPAEKGGGA
- a CDS encoding CBS domain-containing protein yields the protein MYTVESVMKKPVVRIAATATVAEAIHRMHERGISSILVEPQTPGGPYGIMTKRDVLSKVVAPGKDPGQLRVADLMSSPVITLPRTTTLRECSALMMEKEIRRVLVAQGTEILGIVSDTDIFAAVEERGWGPTF
- a CDS encoding LysE family transporter, whose product is DLFYALLAALGAAALVGRPGVRIPLWLLGSGMLAYLGGSGLLQSLRRPVLLGSEPATGTAWGAFLGALVATLGNPMTVASWAAVFGGLYAGMLEAVTPGLVLGLVAGVASGTLTWFTALAAALQAGRRLVTPAALRGVSVASSIILLGFAAYFGCQAFRSLTG